A stretch of the Mycobacterium shigaense genome encodes the following:
- the ligD gene encoding non-homologous end-joining DNA ligase, translating to MRGIDVEITHPDRVLFPKDGITKQDLVDYYAAAADAMLPQLRDRPISVQRFPRGIGEKGFVQQDFAEVLPDWMAGVEVTKEGGTLVHPLVECPEALRWLTNQGCITLHVWQSRRDRLHHPDRLVFDFDPPDRDFAVVRATARATAAVLDDLGLACYVQTTGSRGLHVVTPLRADTDFDTIRQFARDIAEVVVADDPGHRTLEARKGNRGGRVYLDIMRNAYAQTAVAPYSVRARARAPVATPLEWDELDTRGLRPDRFTIRDIPKRLAEQRDPWREMYRHARSLNEPIKRIAKLRA from the coding sequence ATGCGCGGCATCGACGTCGAGATCACGCATCCGGATCGGGTGCTGTTTCCGAAGGATGGAATCACCAAGCAGGACCTCGTCGACTACTACGCCGCCGCGGCCGACGCGATGCTTCCCCAGCTGCGGGACCGCCCGATCAGCGTACAGCGGTTTCCGCGTGGCATCGGCGAAAAGGGCTTCGTGCAACAGGATTTCGCGGAGGTACTGCCGGACTGGATGGCGGGCGTGGAGGTCACCAAGGAAGGCGGCACCCTGGTGCATCCGCTGGTCGAATGCCCGGAGGCGCTGCGCTGGCTGACCAACCAGGGCTGCATAACCCTGCACGTGTGGCAGTCGCGGCGCGACCGGCTGCACCACCCGGACCGGCTCGTTTTCGACTTCGACCCGCCCGACCGCGATTTCGCGGTGGTGCGTGCGACCGCCCGCGCGACGGCGGCGGTGCTGGACGATCTGGGACTGGCCTGCTATGTGCAGACGACCGGCTCGCGGGGACTGCACGTCGTGACGCCGCTGCGCGCCGACACCGATTTCGACACCATCCGCCAATTCGCTCGCGACATCGCCGAAGTCGTCGTGGCAGACGACCCCGGCCACCGCACCCTCGAAGCCCGCAAGGGCAACCGCGGCGGGCGGGTGTACCTCGACATCATGCGAAACGCCTACGCCCAGACGGCGGTCGCGCCGTATTCGGTGCGGGCCCGGGCCCGGGCGCCGGTGGCCACCCCGCTGGAATGGGATGAATTGGACACGCGCGGTCTGCGGCCAGACCGCTTCACGATCCGCGACATTCCCAAACGCCTGGCCGAGCAACGCGATCCGTGGAGGGAGATGTACCGGCACGCCCGGTCACTGAACGAGCCGATCAAGCGGATCGCGAAGCTGCGTGCCTGA
- the ligD gene encoding non-homologous end-joining DNA ligase, translating into MTGLADLPGPVRAALRDEPVPEWLAPTLATLTDKRFRDPQWIFERKFDGMRCLAFRDGDRVRLLSRNRKPLNGTYPELVDALTAQHTSRFVVDGEVVAFQGRRTSFARLQGRLGIIDPDEARASHIRVYYYLFDVLHLDGSSTMDIPLQWRKRLLRSAIRFEDPLRYTAHRVEDGIGAYAAACGRGDEGVIAKRADSTYAAGRSKDWLKFKRVRDQEFVVGGYTSPRGSRIELGALLLGYYDGRDFVYAGKVGTGFDEATLRNLHERLTPIEQDAPPFTRGLLRENGARWVRPQLVAQIGFTEWTRDGKLRHPRYQGLRTDKDAADVVRETY; encoded by the coding sequence ATGACCGGCCTCGCCGACCTGCCCGGCCCGGTGCGCGCCGCCCTGCGCGACGAGCCGGTGCCCGAGTGGCTGGCCCCCACCCTGGCCACCCTGACCGACAAACGATTCCGCGACCCACAGTGGATCTTCGAGCGTAAATTCGACGGGATGCGTTGCCTGGCATTCCGAGACGGCGACCGCGTGCGACTGCTATCGCGAAACCGGAAGCCGCTCAACGGAACCTACCCGGAATTGGTCGACGCCCTTACCGCCCAGCACACGTCCCGGTTCGTCGTCGACGGCGAAGTCGTCGCTTTCCAGGGACGCCGCACCAGCTTCGCGCGGCTGCAGGGCCGGCTGGGCATCATCGACCCCGACGAGGCGCGGGCGTCGCACATCCGGGTGTACTACTACCTGTTCGACGTGCTGCACCTGGACGGCAGCTCGACGATGGACATTCCGCTGCAATGGCGTAAACGCTTGCTGCGCAGTGCAATCAGATTCGAAGACCCGCTGCGCTACACGGCGCATCGCGTCGAGGACGGCATCGGAGCCTATGCGGCGGCATGCGGGCGCGGCGACGAAGGCGTCATCGCCAAGCGGGCCGACTCGACGTATGCGGCCGGTCGCTCGAAAGACTGGTTGAAGTTCAAACGCGTTCGCGACCAAGAATTCGTCGTCGGCGGCTACACCAGCCCGAGAGGCAGCCGAATAGAGTTGGGCGCGTTGCTGCTCGGCTATTACGACGGCCGCGACTTCGTGTACGCCGGTAAGGTCGGTACCGGTTTCGACGAGGCCACGCTGCGTAACCTGCACGAGCGCCTGACTCCCATCGAGCAGGATGCACCGCCGTTCACCCGAGGTTTGTTGCGCGAGAACGGCGCTCGCTGGGTGCGCCCGCAGCTGGTGGCCCAAATCGGATTCACCGAATGGACCCGCGACGGCAAGCTGCGTCACCCGCGCTACCAGGGTCTGCGGACCGACAAGGACGCCGCGGACGTGGTACGGGAGACGTACTGA
- a CDS encoding DNA polymerase ligase N-terminal domain-containing protein: MPLSEYRRERRSGPHLGPRGRLGRKRRGSDSGALFVIHHHTAGGDHYDLRLEIDGVLASWAISSDPSTNPRDRRMAHRAEDHPLEFATFEGEIPDGELDAGGVIVWDRGTYANGTQRAMGEGLARGHLSFRLHGEKLGGGFTRIREGRDETWLLIKRNDEAADPRRKVVQTRPESVRSGPTSDDLDEA, encoded by the coding sequence ATGCCTTTGAGCGAGTACCGGCGGGAACGGCGATCCGGGCCGCACCTCGGACCGCGCGGGCGGCTGGGCCGCAAACGCCGCGGCAGTGACAGCGGGGCGCTCTTCGTCATCCATCACCACACGGCCGGCGGTGACCACTATGACCTTCGACTCGAGATCGACGGCGTGCTGGCGTCCTGGGCGATATCCAGCGACCCGTCGACGAACCCCCGGGACCGGCGAATGGCGCACCGCGCCGAGGATCACCCGCTGGAATTTGCGACGTTCGAAGGGGAGATCCCCGATGGCGAGCTCGACGCCGGCGGCGTCATCGTCTGGGACCGCGGCACCTACGCCAACGGGACCCAGCGGGCGATGGGCGAAGGCCTTGCCCGCGGCCACCTGTCTTTCCGGCTGCACGGCGAGAAACTCGGCGGCGGCTTCACCCGCATCCGGGAGGGCCGGGACGAAACCTGGCTGCTGATCAAACGCAACGACGAGGCGGCCGACCCCCGGCGCAAAGTCGTGCAGACCCGGCCCGAATCGGTGCGATCCGGGCCCACTTCGGATGACCTGGACGAGGCATGA
- a CDS encoding DUF402 domain-containing protein, which translates to MRAVDEYVVRPWGLYLARPTPGRVQFHYLESWLLPPLGLRATVFHYNPGHERDHDYYLDVGEYTPGQDIWRSEDHYLDIEVRTGSGAVLADVDELLEAVRHGLLTPKAAEQAVTRAVDAVDGLARNGYDLQRWLQTKGIELHWRGA; encoded by the coding sequence GTGCGCGCCGTCGACGAGTACGTGGTGCGGCCGTGGGGGCTCTATCTGGCCCGGCCCACGCCGGGCCGCGTCCAGTTCCACTACCTCGAATCCTGGCTGCTGCCGCCACTGGGGTTGCGCGCCACGGTGTTTCACTACAACCCGGGCCACGAGCGGGATCACGATTACTACCTCGATGTCGGCGAATACACGCCGGGCCAGGACATCTGGCGCTCCGAGGATCATTACCTCGACATCGAGGTCCGTACCGGCTCGGGGGCGGTGCTGGCCGACGTCGACGAGTTGCTCGAGGCGGTCCGGCACGGCCTGCTGACGCCGAAGGCCGCCGAGCAGGCGGTGACGCGCGCGGTGGACGCCGTCGACGGCCTGGCTCGCAACGGCTATGACCTGCAACGCTGGCTGCAGACCAAGGGCATCGAACTTCACTGGCGCGGGGCCTAG
- a CDS encoding ATP-binding cassette domain-containing protein has product MSRPAPPVLTIRHDGSQRSFAAGHEVVVGRDAHADLRIPDPRISRAHLILRFDQGRWLAIDNGSLNGTYLNGYRMPVIDIHDGQSIHVGNPQGPRLTFAIGPEQGRTDRPLRSRSTADAGPPTVAWSALPEQPYARNTVSQPTIHTRSGPNPAPPRAAPPRQPPRGPQLPGPPRPSGPPPPRNAPPPPRIPPVRTPPHPPGVPPDELTVVNAGSPARSQPAPPADGPAVAPREATPPTEITMIDAKTADVSNLGTRFVKLLSPRSSSAAGTAGALTIGRAAESDIVVSDVLASRQHATLIPTPLGTEIRDTSINGTFVNGTRVGSAILTEDDVVTIGNVDLLFRGGTLVQGADAATRTGGLEVRDVKYVVDNGRQLLDNISLTARPGTLTAVIGGSGAGKSTLARLIAGYTTPTSGSVTFAGHNIHSEYASLRSRIGMVPQDDVVHRQLTVNQALGYAAELRLPPDTSKADRARVVAQVLEELELTKHADTRVDKLSGGQRKRASVALELLTGPSLLILDEPTSGLDPALDHQVMMMLRQLADAGRVVIVVTHMLSYLDICDQLLLVAPGGKTAYSGPPDQIGEAMGTTNWAKIFTQVGADPEEANRRFLEQSEAQKRPKPAPPSEPSDLGEPVHTSLRRQISTIARRQVRLVVSDRAYFVFLALLPFILGSLSLTVPGSNGFHLPGPRAGTPDESAQILALLMPAAAFMGTALTIRDLVGERAIFQREQAVGLSTTAYLLAKTAVFCGFAVVQSAIITAIVVIGKSTPTRGGLLLGHGTVAATVELFATVAATCVASAILGLAISSLVRSSEQIMPLFVVAVMAQLVLCGGMVPVTGRLGLDQLSFAMPARWGYAAATSTVDVRHLVPDTVVAQDRFWEHTTKVWLLDMGMLAALSLLYFGFVRWKVRLRR; this is encoded by the coding sequence GTGAGTCGACCCGCTCCTCCTGTCCTGACAATCCGGCACGACGGGTCCCAACGTTCTTTCGCCGCAGGCCACGAGGTGGTCGTGGGGCGGGATGCGCATGCCGATCTGCGGATCCCCGACCCGCGGATATCCCGCGCCCACCTGATCCTGCGCTTTGATCAGGGCCGGTGGCTGGCGATCGACAACGGTTCGCTGAACGGGACCTACCTGAACGGGTACCGAATGCCGGTCATCGACATCCACGACGGGCAGAGCATCCACGTCGGCAACCCCCAGGGACCTCGGTTGACCTTCGCGATCGGCCCGGAGCAGGGCCGCACCGACCGCCCGCTGCGGAGCAGGTCGACGGCCGACGCCGGTCCGCCCACGGTCGCCTGGTCCGCGCTGCCCGAGCAGCCCTACGCGCGCAATACCGTGAGCCAGCCCACGATTCACACCAGGAGTGGGCCGAATCCCGCCCCGCCGCGGGCCGCGCCGCCGCGGCAGCCACCCCGCGGCCCGCAACTGCCGGGCCCACCCAGGCCTTCCGGTCCGCCGCCGCCACGAAACGCGCCGCCGCCACCGCGGATACCGCCCGTACGGACACCGCCGCACCCTCCGGGCGTTCCGCCCGACGAGCTCACCGTGGTCAACGCCGGGTCGCCGGCCAGGTCGCAGCCCGCGCCGCCCGCCGATGGACCGGCCGTGGCTCCACGGGAGGCGACACCGCCGACCGAGATCACCATGATCGACGCCAAAACGGCCGATGTGTCCAACCTCGGAACGAGATTCGTCAAGTTGCTCTCGCCGCGCTCGTCGTCGGCGGCCGGCACCGCCGGCGCGCTCACGATCGGCCGCGCCGCCGAAAGCGACATCGTCGTCTCCGACGTCCTGGCCTCACGCCAGCACGCGACGCTGATCCCGACGCCGCTAGGCACCGAGATCCGCGACACGAGCATCAACGGGACGTTCGTCAACGGCACTCGGGTCGGCTCGGCGATCCTGACCGAGGACGACGTCGTCACCATCGGCAACGTCGATCTGCTGTTCCGGGGCGGCACGCTGGTGCAGGGCGCCGACGCCGCCACCCGCACCGGCGGCCTCGAGGTACGCGACGTCAAGTACGTCGTCGACAACGGAAGACAACTGCTGGACAACATCTCGCTGACCGCGCGGCCCGGGACGCTGACCGCCGTCATCGGCGGATCGGGGGCCGGGAAGAGCACCCTCGCCCGCCTGATCGCCGGATACACGACGCCCACCTCGGGCTCAGTCACCTTCGCGGGCCACAACATTCACTCCGAATACGCGTCGCTGCGCAGCCGGATCGGAATGGTCCCCCAGGACGACGTCGTGCACCGGCAGCTGACCGTCAACCAGGCGCTGGGCTATGCCGCCGAGCTGCGGCTGCCCCCCGACACCAGCAAGGCCGACCGCGCCAGGGTGGTCGCGCAGGTGCTCGAGGAACTCGAGCTGACCAAGCACGCCGACACCCGCGTCGACAAGCTCTCCGGCGGTCAGCGCAAACGCGCCTCGGTGGCCCTCGAGTTGCTCACCGGTCCGTCGCTGCTGATCCTCGACGAGCCCACCTCGGGGCTGGATCCCGCCCTGGACCACCAGGTGATGATGATGCTGCGCCAGCTCGCCGACGCTGGCCGCGTGGTGATCGTGGTGACGCACATGCTGTCCTACCTGGACATCTGCGACCAGCTGCTGCTGGTCGCGCCGGGCGGCAAGACCGCCTACAGCGGGCCGCCGGACCAGATCGGTGAAGCGATGGGCACCACCAACTGGGCCAAGATCTTCACCCAGGTGGGCGCCGACCCCGAGGAAGCCAATCGGCGCTTCCTGGAGCAGAGCGAGGCGCAGAAGCGCCCGAAGCCCGCACCGCCGAGCGAGCCGAGCGACCTCGGCGAACCCGTGCACACCAGCCTGCGGCGCCAGATCTCGACGATCGCCCGCAGACAGGTCCGGCTGGTGGTGTCCGATCGTGCCTATTTCGTCTTCCTGGCGTTGTTGCCGTTCATCCTGGGGTCGCTGTCGCTGACGGTGCCGGGCTCGAACGGATTCCATCTCCCCGGCCCCCGTGCCGGCACGCCCGATGAATCCGCCCAGATACTGGCCCTGCTCATGCCCGCCGCGGCATTCATGGGCACCGCGCTGACGATCCGCGACCTGGTGGGTGAGCGCGCGATCTTCCAGCGCGAACAGGCGGTCGGCCTGTCCACCACGGCGTACCTGCTGGCCAAGACGGCGGTGTTCTGCGGCTTCGCGGTCGTGCAGTCGGCCATCATCACCGCGATCGTGGTGATCGGCAAGAGCACGCCGACCCGGGGCGGCCTGCTGCTGGGCCACGGGACCGTCGCGGCCACCGTCGAGCTGTTCGCGACCGTCGCGGCGACCTGCGTGGCGTCCGCGATTCTCGGCTTGGCGATTTCGTCGCTGGTCCGCTCCAGCGAGCAGATCATGCCGCTGTTCGTGGTGGCGGTGATGGCGCAGCTGGTGCTGTGCGGCGGGATGGTCCCCGTGACCGGCCGCCTCGGGCTCGACCAACTCTCGTTCGCCATGCCCGCGCGGTGGGGCTACGCCGCGGCGACGTCGACGGTCGACGTCCGGCACCTGGTCCCCGACACGGTGGTCGCCCAGGACCGATTCTGGGAGCACACCACGAAGGTGTGGCTGCTCGACATGGGCATGCTGGCCGCGCTGTCGCTGCTCTATTTCGGCTTTGTCCGATGGAAAGTCCGGCTGCGTCGTTGA
- the uvrB gene encoding excinuclease ABC subunit UvrB: MAFATEHPIVAHSEYRAVDEVVRAGGRFEVVSQYAPAGDQPAAIDELERRIRAGERDVVLLGATGTGKSATTAWLIERVQRPTLVMAPNKTLAAQLANELREMLPHNAVEYFVSYYDYYQPEAYIAQTDTYIEKDSSINDDVERLRHSATSSLLSRRDVVVVASVSCIYGLGTPQSYLDRSVELQVGTEVPRDGLLRLLVDVQYTRNDMAFTRGSFRVRGDTVEIIPSYEELAVRIEFFGDEIEALYYLHPLTGDVVRQVDSLRIFPATHYVAGPERMAQAISTIEQELAERLAEFEGQGKLLEAQRLRMRTNYDIEMMRQVGFCSGIENYSRHIDGRGAGTPPATLLDYFPEDFLLVIDESHVTVPQIGGMYEGDMSRKRNLVDYGFRLPSAVDNRPLTWEEFADRIGQTVYLSATPGPYELSQAAGEFVEQVIRPTGLVDPKVVVKPTKGQIDDLIGEIRKRADADERVLVTTLTKKMAEDLTDYLLEMGIRVRYLHSEVDTLRRVELLRQLRLGDYDVLVGINLLREGLDLPEVSLVSILDADKEGFLRSSRSLIQTIGRAARNVSGEVHMYADSMTDSMKEAIDETERRRAKQVAYNEAHGIDPQPLRKKIADILDQVYREADDTESVEIGGSGRNASRGRRAQGEPGRAVSAGVYEGRDTAGMPRAELADLIKDLTAQMMAAARDLQFELAARFRDEIADLKKELRGMDAAGLK, from the coding sequence ATGGCTTTCGCGACTGAACATCCGATCGTCGCGCACTCGGAGTACCGCGCTGTGGACGAGGTCGTGCGCGCCGGCGGCCGCTTCGAGGTGGTCAGTCAGTACGCACCGGCCGGTGACCAGCCGGCCGCGATCGACGAGCTGGAGCGCCGGATCCGGGCGGGGGAGCGTGACGTCGTGCTGCTCGGCGCCACCGGTACCGGTAAGTCGGCAACGACCGCGTGGCTGATCGAGCGCGTGCAGCGGCCCACCCTGGTGATGGCGCCGAACAAGACGCTGGCCGCTCAGCTGGCCAATGAGCTGCGAGAGATGTTGCCGCACAACGCGGTCGAGTACTTCGTATCCTATTACGACTACTACCAGCCCGAGGCGTACATCGCGCAGACCGATACATACATAGAGAAGGACAGCTCCATCAACGACGACGTCGAGCGGTTGCGGCACTCTGCGACGTCGTCGCTGCTGTCGCGGCGCGATGTGGTGGTGGTCGCGTCGGTGTCGTGCATCTACGGCCTGGGCACGCCGCAGTCCTACCTGGACCGGTCGGTCGAGTTGCAGGTCGGCACCGAGGTGCCCCGTGACGGCCTGCTGCGGCTGCTGGTCGACGTCCAGTACACGCGCAACGACATGGCCTTTACCCGCGGCTCGTTCCGGGTGCGCGGCGACACCGTGGAGATCATTCCGTCCTACGAAGAGCTGGCGGTGCGCATCGAGTTCTTCGGCGACGAGATCGAGGCGCTGTACTACCTGCACCCGCTGACCGGCGACGTGGTGCGCCAGGTCGATTCGCTGCGGATCTTCCCGGCCACCCACTACGTGGCGGGGCCCGAGCGGATGGCCCAGGCCATCTCCACGATTGAGCAGGAGCTGGCCGAGCGGCTCGCCGAATTTGAGGGCCAGGGCAAGTTGCTCGAGGCCCAGCGGCTGCGGATGCGCACCAACTACGACATCGAGATGATGCGGCAGGTCGGGTTCTGCTCGGGCATCGAGAACTACTCGCGGCATATCGACGGCCGGGGGGCCGGCACGCCGCCGGCGACGCTGCTGGACTACTTTCCGGAAGACTTCCTGCTGGTCATCGATGAGTCACACGTCACCGTGCCGCAGATCGGCGGCATGTACGAGGGCGACATGTCCCGCAAGCGCAACCTCGTCGACTACGGCTTCCGGCTGCCGTCCGCGGTCGACAACCGCCCGCTGACCTGGGAGGAGTTCGCCGACCGGATCGGGCAGACGGTGTACCTGTCGGCGACCCCGGGCCCCTACGAGCTGAGCCAGGCCGCCGGTGAGTTCGTCGAGCAGGTGATCCGGCCCACCGGCCTGGTGGACCCGAAGGTCGTGGTGAAGCCGACCAAGGGGCAGATCGACGACCTGATCGGCGAGATCCGCAAGCGGGCCGACGCCGACGAGCGGGTGCTGGTGACGACGCTGACCAAGAAGATGGCCGAAGACCTCACCGATTACCTGCTGGAGATGGGCATCCGGGTGCGCTACCTGCACTCCGAGGTCGACACGTTGCGCCGGGTGGAGCTGCTGCGCCAGCTGCGGCTCGGCGACTACGACGTGCTGGTCGGCATCAACCTGCTGCGCGAGGGTCTGGACCTGCCCGAGGTGTCGCTGGTATCCATCCTCGACGCCGACAAGGAGGGCTTCCTGCGCTCGTCGCGCAGCCTCATCCAGACCATCGGCCGCGCGGCGCGCAACGTGTCCGGCGAAGTGCACATGTATGCCGACTCGATGACCGACTCCATGAAAGAGGCCATTGACGAGACGGAACGGCGCCGCGCAAAGCAGGTCGCCTACAACGAGGCCCACGGCATCGACCCGCAGCCGCTGCGCAAGAAGATCGCCGACATCCTCGACCAGGTCTACCGCGAAGCCGACGACACCGAATCCGTCGAGATCGGCGGATCGGGCCGCAATGCGTCCCGGGGCCGGCGGGCGCAAGGGGAGCCGGGCCGCGCGGTGAGCGCCGGCGTCTACGAGGGCCGCGACACCGCCGGCATGCCGCGCGCCGAGCTGGCCGACCTCATCAAGGACCTGACGGCCCAGATGATGGCCGCCGCGCGAGACCTGCAGTTCGAGCTGGCCGCGCGGTTCCGCGACGAAATCGCCGACCTCAAAAAGGAATTGCGTGGTATGGACGCTGCGGGGCTGAAATGA
- a CDS encoding MFS transporter, whose protein sequence is MTRITSDTGSWRELLAEYLGTSIVLAGGVGLYATNEFLTTSLLPSTVAEIGGARLYAWVTTLYLVGAVVAAAGVNTILLRVGARASFLSGLAVFGVASVVCAAAPTMEVLIAGRTLQGVAGGLLAGLGYALINAVLPRSLWTRGSAVISAMWGVATLAGPALGGLFAQFGLWRWAFGALAILTALIAVPVPAVLSARRVHPDADAAGAPLHQVPIWSLLLLGAAALAVSVAQLPHNPVATGGLLVAGAGLIGAFVVVDWRMNAAVLPPSVFGRGPLKWIYLTMGVQMAAVMVDIYVPLFGQRLAHLTPVVAGFLGATLALGWTLAELLSASLSDVRVVGRVIAVAPLLMAAGLALVAVTQRIDADAGIVAVWAAGLLVGGIGIGLTWPHLSMRAMDSVDDPAESGAAAAAINTVQLISAAFGAGLAGVVVNTAQGGDLGAARWLYAIFAALAGSGVVASCRAARRHAPTSPPPRRRTARR, encoded by the coding sequence ATGACCCGCATCACGAGCGACACCGGCAGCTGGCGCGAACTGCTCGCTGAGTATCTCGGCACGTCGATCGTCTTGGCCGGCGGCGTCGGGCTGTACGCCACCAACGAGTTTCTGACCACCAGCCTGCTGCCCAGCACCGTCGCCGAAATCGGCGGTGCCCGGCTGTACGCGTGGGTGACCACCTTGTACCTGGTCGGCGCCGTGGTCGCGGCCGCCGGCGTGAACACCATCCTGCTGCGCGTGGGCGCGCGCGCTTCGTTTCTGTCGGGGCTGGCGGTCTTCGGCGTCGCGAGCGTGGTCTGCGCCGCGGCGCCGACCATGGAGGTGCTGATCGCCGGCCGCACCCTGCAAGGAGTGGCGGGCGGCCTGCTGGCCGGGTTGGGCTACGCGCTCATCAACGCGGTGCTGCCCCGGTCGCTGTGGACCCGCGGCTCCGCGGTGATCTCGGCGATGTGGGGCGTCGCCACCCTGGCCGGGCCCGCGCTGGGCGGCCTCTTCGCGCAATTCGGCCTGTGGCGCTGGGCGTTCGGAGCGCTGGCGATCCTCACCGCCCTGATCGCCGTCCCGGTGCCGGCGGTGCTGAGCGCCCGCCGCGTCCACCCGGACGCCGACGCGGCGGGCGCGCCCCTACACCAGGTGCCGATCTGGTCGTTGCTGCTGCTGGGCGCGGCGGCCCTGGCCGTCAGCGTCGCGCAGCTCCCGCACAACCCGGTGGCGACCGGCGGGTTGCTCGTCGCGGGGGCCGGCTTGATCGGAGCGTTCGTCGTCGTCGACTGGCGGATGAACGCGGCGGTGTTGCCGCCCAGCGTGTTTGGCCGCGGGCCGCTGAAATGGATCTACCTCACCATGGGGGTCCAGATGGCCGCGGTGATGGTCGACATCTACGTGCCGTTGTTCGGCCAGCGGTTGGCGCACCTGACGCCGGTCGTCGCGGGATTCCTGGGGGCGACGCTGGCGCTCGGGTGGACGCTGGCCGAACTCCTCAGCGCCTCGCTCAGCGACGTCCGCGTCGTCGGCCGGGTGATCGCGGTCGCCCCGTTGTTGATGGCGGCGGGTCTGGCCCTAGTCGCGGTCACTCAGCGCATCGACGCCGACGCCGGCATCGTTGCCGTCTGGGCGGCCGGTCTGCTCGTCGGTGGAATCGGTATCGGACTGACCTGGCCCCACCTGTCGATGCGAGCCATGGACTCGGTCGACGACCCCGCCGAGAGCGGGGCGGCGGCCGCGGCGATCAACACCGTCCAGCTGATCTCCGCGGCCTTCGGCGCCGGGTTGGCGGGGGTGGTCGTCAACACCGCTCAGGGCGGCGACCTGGGCGCGGCGCGGTGGCTGTACGCCATCTTCGCGGCCCTGGCGGGCAGCGGCGTCGTCGCTTCCTGCCGCGCGGCCCGGCGACATGCCCCTACTAGTCCACCTCCTCGTCGGCGCACAGCAAGGCGATGA
- a CDS encoding mannosyltransferase, whose translation MSLSTVEQLPADAVTQPPPARARGQRIDPLLVALLATALSAAWAGRPSLWFDEAATISAAASRTLPELWNLLSHIDAVHGLYYLLMHGWFAIFPPTEFWSRLPSSLAVGIAAAGVTVFARQFTGPSAGRAVPLCAGVIFAILPRTTWAGMEARSYAFSVAAAVWLTVLFVAAIRRNRPRLWLYYAPGLMLSILLSLNLVLLVPVHAAMLPWLAPKKAGESRKSPVIGWAVSSTVAVGAMLPFILFTHGQVRQVDWIFPISWHYAFDIILRQYFDHSPPFAILTAVLIVAATVARLAGVRAPAGDVGRLVIVCTAWIVIPTAVLVIYSAIGEPMYYPRYLIGTTPAMAVVMAVCIVTIARKPWLVAGVVLSLAAAGLPDYLFVQRWPYAKEGWDYSQVADVISAHAAPGDCLVVDNTVPWRPGPIRAVIAARPAAYRSLIDVGRGGYGPKVGSLWDGHVAVWFTTAKINKCATVWTITDHDKSLPDHKTGEALPPGVFGRSPAYRFCNYLGFRIVERWQFHYSQVLKSTR comes from the coding sequence ATGTCTTTGTCGACGGTCGAGCAGCTTCCTGCTGATGCCGTTACCCAGCCCCCGCCCGCCCGCGCCCGCGGCCAGCGGATCGATCCACTGCTGGTGGCGCTGCTGGCCACCGCCCTCAGCGCCGCCTGGGCCGGCAGGCCTTCGCTGTGGTTTGACGAGGCGGCGACGATTTCGGCCGCGGCCAGCCGCACCCTGCCCGAGCTGTGGAATCTACTCAGCCACATCGACGCGGTCCATGGGCTCTACTACCTGCTGATGCACGGCTGGTTCGCGATCTTTCCGCCGACGGAATTTTGGTCTCGGCTGCCCAGCAGCCTGGCCGTCGGGATCGCTGCCGCCGGTGTCACCGTGTTTGCCAGGCAATTCACCGGGCCGTCCGCCGGTCGGGCGGTCCCGCTGTGTGCGGGTGTGATCTTCGCGATCCTGCCGCGCACCACCTGGGCTGGCATGGAAGCGCGCTCGTACGCCTTCTCGGTGGCCGCCGCGGTGTGGCTCACGGTGTTGTTCGTGGCCGCCATCCGGCGCAACCGGCCCCGACTGTGGCTGTATTACGCGCCGGGGCTGATGCTGTCGATTTTGCTGAGCCTGAACCTGGTCCTGCTGGTGCCGGTGCATGCCGCGATGCTGCCGTGGCTGGCGCCCAAGAAAGCCGGGGAATCCCGGAAATCACCGGTCATCGGGTGGGCCGTCAGCTCCACCGTCGCCGTCGGGGCCATGCTGCCGTTCATCCTGTTCACCCACGGCCAGGTGCGCCAGGTGGACTGGATCTTCCCCATCAGCTGGCATTACGCCTTCGACATCATCCTGCGGCAGTACTTCGACCACAGCCCGCCATTCGCCATTCTCACGGCCGTGCTCATCGTCGCCGCGACCGTAGCCCGGCTGGCGGGGGTGCGTGCCCCGGCGGGCGACGTCGGCCGCCTGGTGATCGTCTGTACGGCGTGGATCGTCATCCCGACGGCGGTACTGGTCATCTACTCGGCCATCGGCGAACCGATGTACTACCCCCGCTACCTGATCGGCACGACCCCCGCGATGGCCGTCGTCATGGCCGTCTGCATCGTCACGATCGCCCGCAAACCGTGGCTCGTCGCCGGTGTGGTGCTGTCGTTGGCGGCGGCCGGGCTGCCGGATTACCTCTTCGTGCAACGCTGGCCGTACGCCAAGGAGGGCTGGGACTACAGCCAGGTCGCCGACGTCATCAGCGCCCATGCCGCACCCGGGGACTGCTTGGTGGTGGACAACACCGTGCCGTGGCGCCCGGGCCCCATCCGCGCGGTGATCGCCGCCCGGCCGGCGGCCTACCGGTCCCTGATCGACGTCGGACGCGGCGGCTACGGACCGAAGGTGGGCTCGCTGTGGGACGGCCACGTCGCGGTGTGGTTCACGACTGCCAAGATCAACAAGTGCGCCACGGTGTGGACCATCACCGACCACGACAAGTCGCTGCCCGACCATAAGACCGGAGAAGCGTTGCCGCCGGGCGTATTCGGGCGATCCCCGGCCTACCGGTTCTGCAACTACCTGGGGTTCCGCATCGTCGAGCGCTGGCAGTTCCACTACTCGCAGGTGCTCAAATCGACCCGCTGA